In the Verrucomicrobiota bacterium genome, CGGCCAGATGGAGGCGGCCCTGGCGGAGCTGGGAGCACGGTGCGGGGCCCTCTCATGAACCGCACGGCTGTCCTGAATGTGGTGGGCCTGACGCAGGGTCTCTTGGGGCACTTGCCCCGGATCCAGGCTTTCGCCAAGGGCCACGGTGGGGCCCGGTCCTTCCGGCCCGTCTTCCCAGCGGTCACTTGCTCCGCCCAGGCGACCTATGTCACGGGCCAGGGGGTGGGGGAGCATGGAATCGTGGGCAATGGCTGGTATGACCGGGACCTCTGCGAGGTTCATTTTTGGAAGCAGCCGGATGGACTGGTCCGGGGAGAAAAGCTCTGGGAGCGGCTGCGGGCTGCCCAGCCGGGCTTCACCTGCGCCAAGCTCTTCTGGTGGTTCAATATGTATTCCCGGGTGGACTACGCCATCACGCCTCGGCCCCTTTATCCGGCGGACGGGCGCAAGGTCTTCGATGTCTACACGACCCCGCTCGCCCTTCGCCACCAGATCCAGTCCGCGGAGCACTTGGGAGCCTTTCCTTTCCAAAAGTTCTGGGGCCCGGCCGCCGACATCGAGAGTTCCCGGTGGATCGCTGCCTCGGCTCGTTGGCTGGAGGCGTCTCGGCAGCCTAGCCTGAGTCTCGTCTACCTGCCTCACCTGGACTATGGCTTGCAGCGGTGGGGGCCGGGTTCTCCTGAGATGGCGGGGGAGTTCGCCGCCCTGGACGAGCTAGTGGGGGAGCTTCTGGAGTTCTATCAAGGGAGGGGGGTGCGCTGCTTCTTGCTGAGTGAGTATGGGATTTCTCCCGTCTCGCAGTCTCTCTCCCTCAATCGCTTCTTTCGCCAAGCGGGCTGGCTCCAGGTCAAGCGGGAGCTGGGGCGCGAGCTGCTGGATCCTGGGGCCAGCCAGGTCTTTGCGGTGGCCGACCA is a window encoding:
- a CDS encoding nucleotide pyrophosphatase/phosphodiesterase family protein; amino-acid sequence: MNRTAVLNVVGLTQGLLGHLPRIQAFAKGHGGARSFRPVFPAVTCSAQATYVTGQGVGEHGIVGNGWYDRDLCEVHFWKQPDGLVRGEKLWERLRAAQPGFTCAKLFWWFNMYSRVDYAITPRPLYPADGRKVFDVYTTPLALRHQIQSAEHLGAFPFQKFWGPAADIESSRWIAASARWLEASRQPSLSLVYLPHLDYGLQRWGPGSPEMAGEFAALDELVGELLEFYQGRGVRCFLLSEYGISPVSQSLSLNRFFRQAGWLQVKRELGRELLDPGASQVFAVADHQVAQVVVNDPALVAEVRVALESLEGVESVRLPSELGWEGRAAVARAGDLVVTAAEGFWFDYYYWEEDGLAPDFARTIDIHRKPGYDPCELFLDPQIRFPKLRLAHFLARKRLGFRALLEVIPIAPQLVKGSHGRAEVPVEEQPVIIGPEADSVQQATDVFTALLANF